One Stigmatopora nigra isolate UIUO_SnigA chromosome 1, RoL_Snig_1.1, whole genome shotgun sequence DNA segment encodes these proteins:
- the pkp1a gene encoding plakophilin-1, whose translation MLAEPLHSAVTTGRTDDTSLALPSDASLHTGTHRVLDQVQTIKRSKSKHGKNGAPISPTSPPHDEFGTFQFFPSKASGPFGRSSSTKSTTYNRVQYAQKSRSLSTKSLGTRYQSHSGGKEPIFTWPDEIKASRSDPALGPASIRRAKGQTAQNQVKRVSTYSMSNGVHTTTGKQRFLEEPPDQIDGVKTSKIEQQSTINNIHSVSDLTIKEAVKFLSHPEEKFQQCGATVIQQVTFKEDHAKQEVFQLGGIPHLVNLLRSTNTAVSQAAAGALRNLVFKNQRNKLQVQHCGGIAKALQLLKETDCSETQKQITGLLWNLSSVQELRGELIATALPTLTENVVVPFTRWSDDSVLNNTNPEVFYNTTGCLRNLSDATLRERAAMRDCRGLIDSLMCYLQSCVADDNPDDKSVENCACILHNLTYQLESESPKCFADFIPSTESQSGRKSPTVGCFSPKSSKVQQQFSFESFQGMLDDSDPKGAKWLCHPKALQTYLSLLGSSQNDTTKEACCGALQNLTANKHAGSNAISQILVQKLGALEHITPLLKSKEQGLQKPAVALLANIGRCNGGQASMARQVLPELTSLLSAGPRELGNSDESIAAACNTVRNLIMADTETNKKFIDSKLVSSLTTLSGSSAFPKGGKAASVLLFHLWNDKNLQNVLKKLGKRKSLFINDSTTAAYRSVQIIE comes from the exons ATGCTCGCCGAGCCGCTGCATTCGGCCGTGACGACCGGCAGAACGGACGACACCTCGTTGGCTTTGCCGTCAGACGCCAGCCTGCACACGGGAACGCACCGCGTGTTGGATCAAGTGCAGACCATCAAGAGGAGCAAGTCCAAACACGGCAAGAATGGCGCACCTATAA gccCCACGTCGCCCCCGCATGACGAATTCGGAACATTCCAGTTTTTTCCAAGCAAAGCCAGCGGACCTTTCGGTCGCAGCAGCTCCACAAAGTCGACGACATACAACAGAGTG CAATATGCCCAAAAAAGTCGCTCTCTGTCAACCAAAAGCCTGGGAACTAGATACCAAAGTCACTCTGGTGGAAAGGAGCCCATCTTCACATGGCCTGATGAGATAAAAGCCAGCCGCAGTGATCCTGCCTTGGGGCCTGCAAGCATCAGG AGAGCCAAAGGGCAGACCGCCCAGAATCAAGTGAAGAGAGTCAGCACATACTCCATGAGCAATGGTGTCCACACCACTACAGGCAAACAACGATTCTTGGAGGAGCCTCCTGACCAGATTGATGGTGTCAAAACGTCCAAAATTGAACAACAATCGAC CATCAACAATATTCACAGCGTATCAGATTTAACCATTAAGGAAGCTGTCAAGTTTTTGTCTCACCCTGAGGAGAAGTTCCAGCAGTGTGGTGCCACTGTCATTCAGCAAGTCACTTTTAAAGAAGATCATGCCAAGCAGGAG GTTTTCCAGCTCGGTGGGATCCCCCATCTTGTTAACCTGCTACGTAGCACAAATACTGCCGTGAGCCAGGCGGCCGCTGGGGCCTTAAGGAACCTTGTGTTCAAGAACCAGAGGAATAAACTGCAAGTCCAGCACTGCGGTGGTATCGCTAAAGCCTTGCAGTTACTAAAGGAGACGGATTGCAGCGAGACCCAGAAGCAGATCACGG GTCTCCTGTGGAACTTGTCCTCTGTTCAAGAGCTGAGGGGAGAACTTATAGCCACAGCACTGCCCACCCTGACAGAGAATGTAGTGGTGCCGTTCACTCGCTGGTCAGATGACAGTGTCCTCAACAACACAAACCCTGAGGTTTTCTACAACACCACAGGGTGTCTGCG caACCTGAGCGATGCGACTCTGAGAGAGAGGGCGGCCATGAGAGACTGCCGAGGTCTTATTGACTCTCTGATGTGCTACCTCCAGTCCTGTGTGGCTGACGACAACCCTGATGACAAG TCTGTGGAGAACTGTGCATGCATCCTCCATAATCTGACCTACCAGCTGGAGAGTGAATCCCCCAAGTGTTTTGCTGACTTTATCCCTTCAACAGAGAGTCAATCCGGCAGGAAAAGCCCTACAGTTGGATGCTTCAGTCCCAAGAGCAGCAAGGTTCAACAGCAG TTTTCATTTGAGTCATTTCAAGGAATGCTTGATGACAGTGATCCGAAAGGTGCCAAGTGGTTGTGCCATCCCAAAGCCTTGCAGACCTACTTGTCTCTACTTGGCTCATCCCAGAACGACACCACAAAGGAGGCATGCTGTGGAGCACTGCAGAATTTAACTGCCAACAAACATGCT GGATCTAATGCCATTAGCCAAATTCTGGTCCAGAAGCTGGGGGCCCTGGAGCACATTACTCCTCTATTGAAATCAAAAGAGCAAGGCTTGCAGAAGCCAGCAGTCGCCCTGCTTGCTAACATTGGCCGATGCAACGGAGGGCAGGCCTCGATGG CAAGGCAGGTTTTACCGGAGCTCACCAGCCTCCTCTCCGCTGGCCCCCGAGAACTGGGCAACTCCGACGAAAGCATAGCGGCAGCTTGCAACACTGTTCGTAATCTCATAATGGCGGACACGGAGACAAATAAAAAGTTCATCGATAGCAAATTGGTTTCATCGCTGACCACTCTCAGTGGGAGTAG tGCTTTTCCCAAAGGAGGCAAAGCTGCCTCTGTGCTCCTTTTTCACTTATGGAATGACAAGAACCTGCAAAACGTTTTGAAAAAG CTAGGAAAGAGAAAGTCCTTATTCATCAACGACAGCACCACGGCAGCATACAGGTCCGTGCAGATTATTGAGTGA
- the tead3a gene encoding transcriptional enhancer factor TEF-5 isoform X2 has protein sequence MWKIAAIGVAGAVIIASEWSCRSSPDGAQEEGGGDGEGLGDGADRALDGDPEGVWSPDIEQSFQEALAIYPPCGRRKIILSDEGKMYGRNELIARYIKLRTGKTRTRKQVSSHIQVLARKRVREYQASIKVSSHLQVLAKRKSREIHSKLKDQVSKDKALQTVANLSSAQIVSASVMKSQATFPPPVRFWPGHVPGQPGHSQDIKPFAQPPYTTLVAPVPAPINYEPLAPPRPAAITAPVWMDRTIASAKLRLLEYSAFMETQKDREMYKHLFVHIGPSNPSYSDPVLESIDVRQIYDKFSEKKGGLKELYEKGPHNAFFLVKFWADLSSDVEEGSSAFYGVSSQYSGTENITISVSTKVCSFGKQVVEKVETEYAHLEGGKYVFRINRSPMCEYMINFIHKLKHLPEKYMMNSVLENFTILQVVSNRETQETLLCIAFVFEVSTSEHGAQYHVYRLVND, from the exons ATGTGGAAAATTGCAGCGATTG GTGTGGCTGGAGCCGTCATCATTGCGTCGGAGTGGAGTTGCCGTAGCAGCCCTGATGGGGCGCAGGAGGAGGGTGGCGGCGATGGCGAAGGACTTGGTGATGGGGCAGACCGGGCTTTGGACGGTGACCCTGAAGGGGTTTGGAGTCCAGACATTGAGCAAAGCTTTCAGGAAGCCCTGGCCATTTACCCTCCCTGCGGCAGGAGGAAGATTATACTTTCCGATGAGGGCAAGATGTATG GCCGAAATGAGCTGATAGCTCGCTATATTAAGCTACGAACAGGAAAGACGCGCACGCGCAAACAG GTGTCTAGTCACATTCAGGTTCTGGCCCGCAAGAGGGTGCGTGAATACCAGGCGAGCATCAAG GTCTCTAGTCACCTGCAAGTCTTGGCCAAACGAAAGTCTCGTGAGATTCACTCTAAGCTGAAG GACCAGGTTTCCAAAGACAAAGCACTACAGACAGTGGCCAACCTTTCATCAGCTCAGATTGTGTCTGCAAGTGTGATGAAAAGCCAAGCTACCTTCCCTCCACCAGTCAGG tTTTGGCCCGGCCATGTACCAGGACAGCCTGGACATTCTCAGGA CATCAAGCCCTTTGCACAACCACCATACACAACACTAGTAGCTCCTGTTCCTGCCCCCATCA ACTATGAGCCCCTGGCCCCTCCTCGCCCAGCAGCTATCACAGCGCCTGTGTGGATGGACAGAACCATTGCCTCAGCAAAACTACGGCTTCTGGAGTACTCTGCTTTTATGGAGActcagaaagacagagagatg TATAAGCATCTGTTTGTGCATATTGGCCCATCCAACCCCAGCTACAGTGACCCCGTACTGGAGTCGATAGACGTCAGACAGATTTACGACAAGTTCTCTGAAAAGAAAGGAGGCCTAAAGGAGCTTTATGAGAAAGGGCCTCACAATGCGTTCTTTCTTGTCAAGTTCTGG GCAGATCTGAGTAGTGATGTTGAAGAAGGTTCCAGTGCATTCTATGGTGTGAGTAGCCAGTACAGTGGAACGGAAAACATCACAATCAGTGTCTCGACAAAAGTCTGCTCCTTTGGCAAACAAGTGGTGGAGAAGGTTGAG ACGGAGTATGCTCATTTGGAGGGAGGAAAGTATGTGTTCCGCATCAACCGTTCTCCTATGTGTGAATATATGATCAACTTCATTCACAAGCTCAAGCATCTGCCAGAGAAATATATGATGAACAGCGTTTTGGAAAACTTCACGATACTACAG GTGGTGTCCAACAGAGAGACCCAGGAGACACTGTTGTGTATTGCTTTTGTGTTTGAAGTATCCACCAGTGAACATGGAGCACAGTACCACGTTTACCGATTAGTTAACGACTAG
- the tead3a gene encoding transcriptional enhancer factor TEF-5 isoform X4 yields the protein MWKIAAIGVAGAVIIASEWSCRSSPDGAQEEGGGDGEGLGDGADRALDGDPEGVWSPDIEQSFQEALAIYPPCGRRKIILSDEGKMYGRNELIARYIKLRTGKTRTRKQVSSHIQVLARKRVREYQASIKDQVSKDKALQTVANLSSAQIVSASVMKSQATFPPPVRFWPGHVPGQPGHSQDIKPFAQPPYTTLVAPVPAPINYEPLAPPRPAAITAPVWMDRTIASAKLRLLEYSAFMETQKDREMYKHLFVHIGPSNPSYSDPVLESIDVRQIYDKFSEKKGGLKELYEKGPHNAFFLVKFWADLSSDVEEGSSAFYGVSSQYSGTENITISVSTKVCSFGKQVVEKVETEYAHLEGGKYVFRINRSPMCEYMINFIHKLKHLPEKYMMNSVLENFTILQVVSNRETQETLLCIAFVFEVSTSEHGAQYHVYRLVND from the exons ATGTGGAAAATTGCAGCGATTG GTGTGGCTGGAGCCGTCATCATTGCGTCGGAGTGGAGTTGCCGTAGCAGCCCTGATGGGGCGCAGGAGGAGGGTGGCGGCGATGGCGAAGGACTTGGTGATGGGGCAGACCGGGCTTTGGACGGTGACCCTGAAGGGGTTTGGAGTCCAGACATTGAGCAAAGCTTTCAGGAAGCCCTGGCCATTTACCCTCCCTGCGGCAGGAGGAAGATTATACTTTCCGATGAGGGCAAGATGTATG GCCGAAATGAGCTGATAGCTCGCTATATTAAGCTACGAACAGGAAAGACGCGCACGCGCAAACAG GTGTCTAGTCACATTCAGGTTCTGGCCCGCAAGAGGGTGCGTGAATACCAGGCGAGCATCAAG GACCAGGTTTCCAAAGACAAAGCACTACAGACAGTGGCCAACCTTTCATCAGCTCAGATTGTGTCTGCAAGTGTGATGAAAAGCCAAGCTACCTTCCCTCCACCAGTCAGG tTTTGGCCCGGCCATGTACCAGGACAGCCTGGACATTCTCAGGA CATCAAGCCCTTTGCACAACCACCATACACAACACTAGTAGCTCCTGTTCCTGCCCCCATCA ACTATGAGCCCCTGGCCCCTCCTCGCCCAGCAGCTATCACAGCGCCTGTGTGGATGGACAGAACCATTGCCTCAGCAAAACTACGGCTTCTGGAGTACTCTGCTTTTATGGAGActcagaaagacagagagatg TATAAGCATCTGTTTGTGCATATTGGCCCATCCAACCCCAGCTACAGTGACCCCGTACTGGAGTCGATAGACGTCAGACAGATTTACGACAAGTTCTCTGAAAAGAAAGGAGGCCTAAAGGAGCTTTATGAGAAAGGGCCTCACAATGCGTTCTTTCTTGTCAAGTTCTGG GCAGATCTGAGTAGTGATGTTGAAGAAGGTTCCAGTGCATTCTATGGTGTGAGTAGCCAGTACAGTGGAACGGAAAACATCACAATCAGTGTCTCGACAAAAGTCTGCTCCTTTGGCAAACAAGTGGTGGAGAAGGTTGAG ACGGAGTATGCTCATTTGGAGGGAGGAAAGTATGTGTTCCGCATCAACCGTTCTCCTATGTGTGAATATATGATCAACTTCATTCACAAGCTCAAGCATCTGCCAGAGAAATATATGATGAACAGCGTTTTGGAAAACTTCACGATACTACAG GTGGTGTCCAACAGAGAGACCCAGGAGACACTGTTGTGTATTGCTTTTGTGTTTGAAGTATCCACCAGTGAACATGGAGCACAGTACCACGTTTACCGATTAGTTAACGACTAG
- the tead3a gene encoding transcriptional enhancer factor TEF-5 isoform X3, whose translation MWKIAAIGVAGAVIIASEWSCRSSPDGAQEEGGGDGEGLGDGADRALDGDPEGVWSPDIEQSFQEALAIYPPCGRRKIILSDEGKMYGRNELIARYIKLRTGKTRTRKQVSSHIQVLARKRVREYQASIKAMNLDQVSKDKALQTVANLSSAQIVSASVMKSQATFPPPVRFWPGHVPGQPGHSQDIKPFAQPPYTTLVAPVPAPINYEPLAPPRPAAITAPVWMDRTIASAKLRLLEYSAFMETQKDREMYKHLFVHIGPSNPSYSDPVLESIDVRQIYDKFSEKKGGLKELYEKGPHNAFFLVKFWADLSSDVEEGSSAFYGVSSQYSGTENITISVSTKVCSFGKQVVEKVETEYAHLEGGKYVFRINRSPMCEYMINFIHKLKHLPEKYMMNSVLENFTILQVVSNRETQETLLCIAFVFEVSTSEHGAQYHVYRLVND comes from the exons ATGTGGAAAATTGCAGCGATTG GTGTGGCTGGAGCCGTCATCATTGCGTCGGAGTGGAGTTGCCGTAGCAGCCCTGATGGGGCGCAGGAGGAGGGTGGCGGCGATGGCGAAGGACTTGGTGATGGGGCAGACCGGGCTTTGGACGGTGACCCTGAAGGGGTTTGGAGTCCAGACATTGAGCAAAGCTTTCAGGAAGCCCTGGCCATTTACCCTCCCTGCGGCAGGAGGAAGATTATACTTTCCGATGAGGGCAAGATGTATG GCCGAAATGAGCTGATAGCTCGCTATATTAAGCTACGAACAGGAAAGACGCGCACGCGCAAACAG GTGTCTAGTCACATTCAGGTTCTGGCCCGCAAGAGGGTGCGTGAATACCAGGCGAGCATCAAG GCCATGAACTTG GACCAGGTTTCCAAAGACAAAGCACTACAGACAGTGGCCAACCTTTCATCAGCTCAGATTGTGTCTGCAAGTGTGATGAAAAGCCAAGCTACCTTCCCTCCACCAGTCAGG tTTTGGCCCGGCCATGTACCAGGACAGCCTGGACATTCTCAGGA CATCAAGCCCTTTGCACAACCACCATACACAACACTAGTAGCTCCTGTTCCTGCCCCCATCA ACTATGAGCCCCTGGCCCCTCCTCGCCCAGCAGCTATCACAGCGCCTGTGTGGATGGACAGAACCATTGCCTCAGCAAAACTACGGCTTCTGGAGTACTCTGCTTTTATGGAGActcagaaagacagagagatg TATAAGCATCTGTTTGTGCATATTGGCCCATCCAACCCCAGCTACAGTGACCCCGTACTGGAGTCGATAGACGTCAGACAGATTTACGACAAGTTCTCTGAAAAGAAAGGAGGCCTAAAGGAGCTTTATGAGAAAGGGCCTCACAATGCGTTCTTTCTTGTCAAGTTCTGG GCAGATCTGAGTAGTGATGTTGAAGAAGGTTCCAGTGCATTCTATGGTGTGAGTAGCCAGTACAGTGGAACGGAAAACATCACAATCAGTGTCTCGACAAAAGTCTGCTCCTTTGGCAAACAAGTGGTGGAGAAGGTTGAG ACGGAGTATGCTCATTTGGAGGGAGGAAAGTATGTGTTCCGCATCAACCGTTCTCCTATGTGTGAATATATGATCAACTTCATTCACAAGCTCAAGCATCTGCCAGAGAAATATATGATGAACAGCGTTTTGGAAAACTTCACGATACTACAG GTGGTGTCCAACAGAGAGACCCAGGAGACACTGTTGTGTATTGCTTTTGTGTTTGAAGTATCCACCAGTGAACATGGAGCACAGTACCACGTTTACCGATTAGTTAACGACTAG
- the LOC144198482 gene encoding uncharacterized protein LOC144198482 isoform X2, which produces MTELRLGGGRGSWGGVGPSSCSEVDLEVIEEYLQEHSLEIQPAHTHTLPLTNVVQYVNSHHSTRIIENSWSGQHAYEWHCGAPSKENEAEAPIPAWPYPHQNQWDQVAYPDKASDQVYIDSDSQSSCSQYQEYPDDSSPSFDCGNKLIKEPLLLPPLSGKRKERLFQFLFEMLQTPSMQSCIWWVQSSLGTFQFSSQNKEQLAEIWGRRKGNRKTMTYQKMARALRNYARTGEIQKVKRKLTYRFDEKTLKDLQGDVNAI; this is translated from the exons ATGACAGAGCTGAGGCTTGGTGGAGGTCGGGGGTCTTGGGGTGGAGTGGGCCCCTCATCCTGCTCCGAGGTGGACCTGGAGGTAATCGAGGAATACCTGCAAGAGCATTCTCTTGAGATCCAgcctgcacatacacacaccttgCCTCTGACCAATGTAGTGCAGTATGTGAATTCTCACCACAGCACGAGGATCATAG AGAATAGCTGGTCAGGTCAGCATGCCTATGAGTGGCATTGTGGTGCTCCCAGTAAGGAAAATGAGGCAGAGGCTCCAATTCCAGCCTGGCCCTATCCCCATCAGAACCAATGG GATCAAGTTGCATATCCAGATAAGGCGAGTGACCAGGTATATATCGACTCGGACTCTCAGTCCAGTTGTTCCCAGTACCAGGAATACCCTGATGACTCTTCTCCAAGTTTTGATTGTGGGAACAAGTTGATCAAGGAGCCTTTACTTCTCCCTCCTCTCTCAG GAAAGAGGAAGGAGCGACTGTTCCAGTTCCTTTTTGAGATGCTTCAGACACCATCCATGCAAAGCTGCATCTGGTGGGTCCAGTCCTCTTTgggtacatttcagttttcctCCCAAAACAAAGAGCAGCTAGCAGAGATTTGGGGTCGGCGAAAAGGGAACCGCAAGACCATGACCTACCAGAAAATGGCCCGGGCATTGAGGAATTACGCTCGCACGGGGGAGATCCAAAAAGTCAAGCGGAAATTGACATATCGCTTTGATGAGAAGACGCTAAAAGACCTCCAAGGAGACGtcaatgccatttaa
- the tead3a gene encoding transcriptional enhancer factor TEF-5 isoform X1 produces the protein MWKIAAIGVAGAVIIASEWSCRSSPDGAQEEGGGDGEGLGDGADRALDGDPEGVWSPDIEQSFQEALAIYPPCGRRKIILSDEGKMYGRNELIARYIKLRTGKTRTRKQVSSHIQVLARKRVREYQASIKVSSHLQVLAKRKSREIHSKLKAMNLDQVSKDKALQTVANLSSAQIVSASVMKSQATFPPPVRFWPGHVPGQPGHSQDIKPFAQPPYTTLVAPVPAPINYEPLAPPRPAAITAPVWMDRTIASAKLRLLEYSAFMETQKDREMYKHLFVHIGPSNPSYSDPVLESIDVRQIYDKFSEKKGGLKELYEKGPHNAFFLVKFWADLSSDVEEGSSAFYGVSSQYSGTENITISVSTKVCSFGKQVVEKVETEYAHLEGGKYVFRINRSPMCEYMINFIHKLKHLPEKYMMNSVLENFTILQVVSNRETQETLLCIAFVFEVSTSEHGAQYHVYRLVND, from the exons ATGTGGAAAATTGCAGCGATTG GTGTGGCTGGAGCCGTCATCATTGCGTCGGAGTGGAGTTGCCGTAGCAGCCCTGATGGGGCGCAGGAGGAGGGTGGCGGCGATGGCGAAGGACTTGGTGATGGGGCAGACCGGGCTTTGGACGGTGACCCTGAAGGGGTTTGGAGTCCAGACATTGAGCAAAGCTTTCAGGAAGCCCTGGCCATTTACCCTCCCTGCGGCAGGAGGAAGATTATACTTTCCGATGAGGGCAAGATGTATG GCCGAAATGAGCTGATAGCTCGCTATATTAAGCTACGAACAGGAAAGACGCGCACGCGCAAACAG GTGTCTAGTCACATTCAGGTTCTGGCCCGCAAGAGGGTGCGTGAATACCAGGCGAGCATCAAG GTCTCTAGTCACCTGCAAGTCTTGGCCAAACGAAAGTCTCGTGAGATTCACTCTAAGCTGAAG GCCATGAACTTG GACCAGGTTTCCAAAGACAAAGCACTACAGACAGTGGCCAACCTTTCATCAGCTCAGATTGTGTCTGCAAGTGTGATGAAAAGCCAAGCTACCTTCCCTCCACCAGTCAGG tTTTGGCCCGGCCATGTACCAGGACAGCCTGGACATTCTCAGGA CATCAAGCCCTTTGCACAACCACCATACACAACACTAGTAGCTCCTGTTCCTGCCCCCATCA ACTATGAGCCCCTGGCCCCTCCTCGCCCAGCAGCTATCACAGCGCCTGTGTGGATGGACAGAACCATTGCCTCAGCAAAACTACGGCTTCTGGAGTACTCTGCTTTTATGGAGActcagaaagacagagagatg TATAAGCATCTGTTTGTGCATATTGGCCCATCCAACCCCAGCTACAGTGACCCCGTACTGGAGTCGATAGACGTCAGACAGATTTACGACAAGTTCTCTGAAAAGAAAGGAGGCCTAAAGGAGCTTTATGAGAAAGGGCCTCACAATGCGTTCTTTCTTGTCAAGTTCTGG GCAGATCTGAGTAGTGATGTTGAAGAAGGTTCCAGTGCATTCTATGGTGTGAGTAGCCAGTACAGTGGAACGGAAAACATCACAATCAGTGTCTCGACAAAAGTCTGCTCCTTTGGCAAACAAGTGGTGGAGAAGGTTGAG ACGGAGTATGCTCATTTGGAGGGAGGAAAGTATGTGTTCCGCATCAACCGTTCTCCTATGTGTGAATATATGATCAACTTCATTCACAAGCTCAAGCATCTGCCAGAGAAATATATGATGAACAGCGTTTTGGAAAACTTCACGATACTACAG GTGGTGTCCAACAGAGAGACCCAGGAGACACTGTTGTGTATTGCTTTTGTGTTTGAAGTATCCACCAGTGAACATGGAGCACAGTACCACGTTTACCGATTAGTTAACGACTAG
- the LOC144198482 gene encoding uncharacterized protein LOC144198482 isoform X1 — MTELRLGGGRGSWGGVGPSSCSEVDLEVIEEYLQEHSLEIQPAHTHTLPLTNVVQYVNSHHSTRIIENSWSGQHAYEWHCGAPSKENEAEAPIPAWPYPHQNQWDQVAYPDKASDQVYIDSDSQSSCSQYQEYPDDSSPSFDCGNKLIKEPLLLPPLSAPSSLTGKRKERLFQFLFEMLQTPSMQSCIWWVQSSLGTFQFSSQNKEQLAEIWGRRKGNRKTMTYQKMARALRNYARTGEIQKVKRKLTYRFDEKTLKDLQGDVNAI, encoded by the exons ATGACAGAGCTGAGGCTTGGTGGAGGTCGGGGGTCTTGGGGTGGAGTGGGCCCCTCATCCTGCTCCGAGGTGGACCTGGAGGTAATCGAGGAATACCTGCAAGAGCATTCTCTTGAGATCCAgcctgcacatacacacaccttgCCTCTGACCAATGTAGTGCAGTATGTGAATTCTCACCACAGCACGAGGATCATAG AGAATAGCTGGTCAGGTCAGCATGCCTATGAGTGGCATTGTGGTGCTCCCAGTAAGGAAAATGAGGCAGAGGCTCCAATTCCAGCCTGGCCCTATCCCCATCAGAACCAATGG GATCAAGTTGCATATCCAGATAAGGCGAGTGACCAGGTATATATCGACTCGGACTCTCAGTCCAGTTGTTCCCAGTACCAGGAATACCCTGATGACTCTTCTCCAAGTTTTGATTGTGGGAACAAGTTGATCAAGGAGCCTTTACTTCTCCCTCCTCTCTCAG CCCCTTCCTCTTTGACAGGAAAGAGGAAGGAGCGACTGTTCCAGTTCCTTTTTGAGATGCTTCAGACACCATCCATGCAAAGCTGCATCTGGTGGGTCCAGTCCTCTTTgggtacatttcagttttcctCCCAAAACAAAGAGCAGCTAGCAGAGATTTGGGGTCGGCGAAAAGGGAACCGCAAGACCATGACCTACCAGAAAATGGCCCGGGCATTGAGGAATTACGCTCGCACGGGGGAGATCCAAAAAGTCAAGCGGAAATTGACATATCGCTTTGATGAGAAGACGCTAAAAGACCTCCAAGGAGACGtcaatgccatttaa